In one Microbacterium invictum genomic region, the following are encoded:
- a CDS encoding ABC transporter ATP-binding protein: MRGGGGGGGGGGAPGGFRPVDIEAQRRLNAEAPKIPNLGRRVIALFRPYLGRIILTGVLVIVGAGVAVIPPLLVQRIFDDALFPVGGGSPDIPLLARLVTIMIGLFLLSAVLGVVQTWLTSTVGNRVTGDLRVRLFDHLQAMELAFFTRTKTGVIQSRLQNDVGGVSGVLTNTVTSILGNVVTVIASLVAMIIIDWRLTIIAVVMMPFLVIVQRRVGQVRARIAGETQESLSELTSITQETLSVSGILLSKSFNRQRTESARYADENVNQVRLQVRRAMSGQGFFAVVQVLMSSVPALIYLVAGLLVTGGADAITAGTIVAFTTVQARLLMPLMGLMRVALDLQTSAALFARIFEYLDLTPAIRDAPDAIDVAEAPGPLGRIEFRDVVFRYPDAAPETRPTLGGISFVAEPGQHVAFVGPSGAGKTTVLYLTPRFYEAGDGAVLFAGEDVRRLTQESIIDRIGIVSQETYLFHATIRQNLRYAKPDATDAELEAACRAANIHHVIEGFERGYDTVVGERGYRLSGGEKQRIAIARVLLKDPPVLLLDEATSALDTVSERVVQEALDAAARGRTTLSIAHRLSTVIAADVIHVIEAGRIVESGTHGELVAAGGLYAELAAQQLATTRVLDAEAGDEPADLAERRADRAPDEEAQPEVADDLRRDREEVARLLTEPVVVLPDRPLP, encoded by the coding sequence ATGCGCGGCGGCGGCGGCGGCGGCGGGGGCGGGGGAGCCCCCGGCGGCTTCCGACCCGTCGACATCGAGGCGCAGCGCCGGCTGAACGCCGAGGCGCCGAAGATCCCGAATCTGGGCCGACGCGTCATCGCCCTCTTCCGCCCGTACCTCGGCCGAATCATCCTGACGGGCGTTCTCGTCATCGTCGGCGCCGGTGTGGCGGTGATCCCGCCCCTGCTCGTGCAGCGCATCTTCGACGACGCGCTGTTCCCCGTCGGCGGCGGGTCCCCCGACATCCCCCTCCTCGCCCGGCTCGTGACGATCATGATCGGGCTCTTCCTCCTCTCCGCCGTGCTCGGGGTCGTGCAGACGTGGTTGACCTCGACCGTGGGGAACAGGGTGACCGGCGACCTGCGGGTGCGCCTCTTCGATCATCTCCAGGCGATGGAGCTCGCCTTCTTCACCCGGACCAAGACGGGCGTCATCCAATCCCGGCTGCAGAACGACGTCGGCGGCGTATCGGGGGTGCTCACGAACACGGTGACGAGCATCCTCGGCAACGTCGTCACCGTCATCGCGTCGCTCGTGGCGATGATCATCATCGACTGGCGCCTGACCATCATCGCGGTGGTCATGATGCCGTTCCTCGTCATCGTCCAGCGCCGTGTCGGTCAGGTGCGCGCGCGGATCGCCGGGGAGACCCAGGAGTCGCTGTCGGAGCTGACGTCCATCACGCAGGAGACGCTGAGTGTCTCGGGCATCCTGCTGTCGAAGTCGTTCAACCGCCAGCGCACCGAGTCGGCGCGCTACGCCGACGAGAACGTCAACCAGGTGCGGCTGCAGGTGCGACGCGCGATGAGCGGTCAGGGCTTCTTCGCGGTCGTGCAGGTGCTGATGTCGAGCGTGCCGGCCCTCATCTACCTCGTCGCGGGGCTCCTCGTGACCGGCGGTGCCGACGCGATCACCGCGGGGACGATCGTCGCCTTCACCACCGTGCAAGCGCGCCTGCTCATGCCGCTGATGGGTCTGATGCGCGTGGCGCTCGACCTGCAGACCTCGGCGGCCCTGTTCGCCCGCATCTTCGAGTACCTCGACCTCACGCCGGCGATCCGCGACGCCCCCGACGCCATCGACGTCGCCGAAGCACCCGGACCCCTGGGACGCATCGAGTTCCGCGACGTGGTGTTCCGCTACCCGGATGCCGCACCGGAGACCCGCCCCACCCTCGGAGGTATCTCGTTCGTCGCCGAGCCCGGACAGCACGTCGCTTTCGTCGGTCCCTCCGGCGCGGGCAAGACCACCGTGCTCTACCTCACCCCCCGCTTCTACGAGGCCGGTGACGGAGCGGTGCTCTTCGCCGGCGAGGACGTCCGTCGCCTCACCCAGGAGTCGATCATCGACCGGATCGGGATCGTCTCGCAGGAGACATACCTCTTCCATGCCACGATCCGGCAGAACCTCCGGTACGCGAAACCAGACGCGACGGATGCCGAGCTCGAGGCGGCATGCCGGGCCGCCAACATCCACCACGTCATCGAAGGGTTCGAGCGGGGGTACGACACCGTCGTCGGCGAGCGCGGCTACCGGCTGTCGGGCGGTGAGAAGCAGCGGATCGCGATCGCCCGCGTTCTGCTGAAAGATCCTCCGGTCCTCCTCCTCGACGAGGCGACCTCGGCCCTGGACACCGTCTCGGAGCGGGTGGTGCAGGAGGCGCTGGACGCCGCGGCGAGGGGACGGACCACCCTGTCGATCGCGCACCGCCTCTCGACGGTCATCGCCGCCGACGTCATCCACGTGATCGAGGCCGGGCGGATCGTGGAGTCGGGGACGCACGGCGAACTCGTGGCCGCAGGGGGGCTCTACGCCGAACTCGCGGCGCAGCAGCTCGCCACCACGCGGGTGCTCGACGCCGAGGCCGGCGACGAACCTGCCGACCTCGCCGAGCGTCGAGCGGACCGCGCGCCGGATGAGGAGGCGCAGCCCGAGGTCGCGGACGACCTGCGTCGCGATCGGGAGGAGGTCGCGAGACTCCTCACCGAGCCGGTGGTCGTCCTTCCCGACCGCCCGCTGCCCTGA
- a CDS encoding glycosyltransferase family 2 protein, with protein sequence MTPALTVIVPGFDVGPWVGEALASLQSQTFRDWHAVLVDDGSTDDTPEIFARAAARDERFRVIRHPQRRGLAAARNTGLGAVDTPYLAFLDGDDRFTPTALERLLTVLDDTGSDFVAGAYVRLRPDTAGGYTAGSVQPWVAAATDPERRRTSLEEHPEASGNIVAWSKVSRRDFWRRAGLTFPEGRLYEDQILAQRMYTAARSFDVVPDVVVEWRERADGSSITQHKEALPVLRDYLDGLRGGLEILDSAGHPAAVRARIELILRLDLPPLVAIARTHRDDGYRRAVGAFVRDLQGRGSERAATAEVSAAALW encoded by the coding sequence GTGACACCCGCCCTCACCGTCATCGTCCCGGGCTTCGACGTCGGGCCCTGGGTCGGCGAGGCGCTCGCATCCCTGCAGTCCCAGACCTTCCGCGACTGGCACGCGGTGCTGGTGGACGACGGGTCCACGGACGACACCCCCGAGATCTTCGCTCGCGCGGCGGCCCGAGACGAGCGCTTCCGCGTCATCCGCCACCCCCAGCGGCGCGGCCTCGCGGCCGCCCGAAACACCGGGCTCGGTGCGGTCGATACTCCCTACCTGGCCTTCCTCGACGGTGACGACCGGTTCACCCCGACCGCGCTGGAGCGACTCCTCACCGTCCTCGACGACACCGGCAGCGACTTCGTCGCCGGTGCCTACGTGCGACTGCGACCCGACACCGCGGGCGGGTACACCGCGGGATCGGTGCAACCGTGGGTCGCCGCGGCGACCGACCCCGAGCGCCGGCGCACCTCGCTCGAGGAGCACCCCGAGGCATCCGGGAACATCGTCGCCTGGTCCAAGGTCAGCCGGCGCGACTTCTGGCGCCGCGCCGGCCTGACCTTTCCGGAGGGGCGGCTGTACGAGGACCAGATCCTCGCCCAGCGGATGTACACCGCCGCACGATCGTTCGACGTCGTCCCCGACGTCGTGGTGGAGTGGCGTGAACGCGCGGACGGGTCGTCGATCACCCAGCACAAGGAGGCTCTCCCGGTCCTGCGCGACTACCTCGACGGTCTCCGGGGCGGTCTGGAGATCCTGGATTCCGCAGGGCACCCGGCCGCCGTGCGCGCGCGCATCGAGCTCATCCTGCGTCTGGACCTCCCCCCGCTCGTCGCCATCGCCCGCACCCACCGGGACGACGGCTATCGGCGGGCGGTGGGGGCGTTCGTCCGCGACCTGCAGGGCCGGGGATCCGAGCGCGCTGCGACGGCGGAGGTGTCGGCCGCCGCGCTCTGGTGA
- a CDS encoding NUDIX hydrolase — protein sequence MDPEVEDIRVAVSTVIFSLRTPRPGDAPAVVLPLVKRTRDPFEGLWALPGGWLGACEGLDAAASRTLGETTGLAPSYLEQLYAFGAVDRSPTRVVSIVYWALLRPEEVSDVENVGWFDAADLPRLAFDHNEIVDYALWRLRNKVGYSRIAHGLLADEFTLAELREVYEAILDRKLDPANFRRQVDTSATLIPTDRFRTGSHRPARLYRYNRDVELADRGPLSRSPETSVR from the coding sequence ATGGATCCCGAAGTCGAGGACATCCGCGTGGCGGTGTCGACGGTGATCTTCTCCCTGCGCACCCCGAGACCCGGTGATGCGCCGGCGGTCGTCCTCCCGCTCGTGAAGCGCACCCGGGACCCCTTCGAGGGCCTGTGGGCGCTTCCCGGTGGCTGGCTGGGAGCCTGCGAGGGACTGGATGCCGCGGCATCCCGCACCCTCGGCGAGACCACGGGGCTCGCCCCCAGCTACCTCGAACAGCTCTACGCCTTCGGCGCGGTCGACCGCTCCCCCACCCGCGTCGTGTCGATCGTCTACTGGGCGCTCCTTCGTCCCGAAGAGGTCTCCGACGTCGAGAACGTCGGCTGGTTCGACGCCGCCGACCTCCCCCGTCTCGCCTTCGACCACAACGAGATCGTCGACTACGCCCTGTGGCGCCTGCGCAACAAGGTCGGCTACAGCCGGATCGCCCACGGCCTGCTCGCCGACGAGTTCACCCTCGCCGAACTCCGCGAGGTCTACGAGGCGATCCTCGACAGAAAGCTCGACCCCGCGAACTTCCGCCGCCAGGTGGACACCTCCGCCACCCTCATCCCGACCGACCGGTTCCGCACCGGCAGTCACCGCCCCGCCCGTCTGTATCGCTACAACCGCGATGTGGAGCTCGCCGACCGCGGGCCCCTCTCGCGCTCGCCCGAAACGAGTGTCCGATGA
- the nadC gene encoding carboxylating nicotinate-nucleotide diphosphorylase — protein sequence MLTPAAIDRVVGAALSEDAPWGDLTSSAFIPETAFARAELIAREAGVASGLSVFASAFRLTDPGITVTALLEDGAVFDPGSVLAVVEGPARGILTAERVGLNLTQRMSGIATLTARYVAEVAHTRARIVDTRKTTPGLRPLERHAVTSGGGRNHRYSLSDAVMVKDNHLAVLTADGSSVTEALRTAMSSLPHTVHVEVEVDRLDQIEPVLAAGVDTIMLDNFSLDDLRLGVGIVAGRAIVEASGGVSLDTVRAIAETGVDVISVGALTHSARALDLGLDIRIAAPDAE from the coding sequence ATGCTGACGCCGGCGGCGATCGACCGTGTCGTCGGAGCAGCCCTCTCCGAAGACGCGCCGTGGGGTGACCTGACGAGCTCGGCCTTCATCCCCGAGACCGCCTTCGCCCGGGCCGAGCTGATCGCCCGCGAGGCGGGCGTCGCGAGCGGGCTGAGCGTCTTCGCGTCGGCCTTCCGTCTGACCGACCCCGGGATCACGGTGACCGCGCTCCTCGAGGACGGCGCAGTGTTCGACCCGGGATCGGTGCTCGCCGTCGTCGAGGGGCCTGCCCGCGGCATCCTGACCGCCGAACGCGTCGGCCTGAACCTGACGCAGCGGATGTCGGGAATCGCGACCCTCACCGCTCGCTACGTGGCGGAGGTCGCGCACACCCGGGCCCGGATCGTCGACACGCGCAAGACGACACCGGGGCTGAGGCCCCTCGAGCGTCACGCCGTCACGAGCGGCGGCGGCCGCAACCATCGGTACTCGCTGTCCGACGCGGTCATGGTCAAAGACAATCACCTGGCGGTCCTCACCGCGGACGGCTCCTCGGTCACCGAGGCGCTGCGCACCGCGATGTCCTCCCTCCCCCACACCGTCCACGTGGAGGTCGAGGTCGATCGGCTGGACCAGATCGAGCCTGTGCTCGCCGCGGGCGTCGACACGATAATGCTCGACAACTTCTCGCTGGACGACCTCCGCCTCGGCGTGGGAATCGTCGCCGGGCGGGCGATCGTCGAGGCCTCCGGCGGCGTCTCCCTCGACACCGTGCGCGCGATCGCCGAGACCGGTGTCGACGTCATCTCCGTCGGAGCGCTCACCCATTCGGCCCGAGCGCTGGATCTGGGGCTCGACATCCGCATCGCCGCTCCGGATGCGGAGTGA
- the nadA gene encoding quinolinate synthase NadA → MTTLLPTPALREPVDPSVDHEIQAIVSGRSTTETCATDLAVGPWDFDARPGYGPGSSMGDVIPTGAPRQGELPREYREAPEAELADRIRAAKATLGDRVVVLGHFYQREEVIAHADYVGDSFQLANAALAHPHAEAIVFCGVHFMAETADLLSRPEQAVILPNLAAGCSMADMADIDQVEECWEQLADVYGDLDTPDEDGRVPVIPVTYMNSSAAIKGFVGRHGGIVCTSSNARTVLEWAFARGRRVLFFPDQHLGRNTAKAMGVPLEQMPMWNPRKPLGGSTADELVGARVILWHGFCSVHRRFTVDQIDRARAEHPGVRVIVHPECPMAVVDAADEAGSTDYIRKAIQAATEPTTFAIGTEINLVQRLAAEHPQHTIFCLDPVVCPCSTMYRIHPGYLAWVLEGLVRGEVQNRITVPAEVADPARLALERMLAAKPS, encoded by the coding sequence ATGACCACCCTGCTTCCCACCCCCGCGCTCCGCGAGCCCGTCGACCCCTCGGTCGATCATGAGATCCAGGCGATCGTGTCGGGGAGATCCACGACCGAGACCTGCGCGACCGACCTCGCCGTCGGACCCTGGGACTTCGACGCCCGGCCCGGCTACGGACCGGGGTCGTCGATGGGCGATGTGATCCCCACCGGCGCGCCGCGCCAGGGGGAGCTCCCCCGCGAGTACCGCGAAGCCCCCGAGGCCGAGCTCGCCGACCGGATCCGGGCCGCCAAGGCCACCCTCGGCGACCGGGTCGTCGTCCTCGGCCACTTCTACCAGCGCGAAGAGGTGATCGCCCACGCCGACTACGTCGGCGACTCCTTTCAGCTCGCCAATGCCGCGCTGGCACACCCCCACGCCGAGGCCATCGTCTTCTGCGGTGTGCATTTCATGGCAGAGACGGCCGACCTCCTCTCGCGGCCCGAGCAGGCCGTCATCCTGCCGAACCTCGCCGCAGGCTGCTCGATGGCCGACATGGCCGACATCGACCAGGTCGAGGAGTGCTGGGAGCAGCTCGCCGACGTCTACGGCGATCTCGACACGCCCGACGAGGACGGCCGGGTCCCCGTCATCCCGGTGACCTACATGAACTCCTCCGCGGCGATCAAGGGATTCGTCGGCCGTCACGGCGGGATCGTCTGCACCTCCTCCAACGCGCGCACCGTGCTGGAATGGGCCTTCGCCCGCGGGCGCCGGGTGCTGTTCTTCCCCGACCAGCACCTCGGGCGCAACACCGCCAAGGCGATGGGCGTGCCGCTCGAGCAGATGCCGATGTGGAACCCGCGGAAGCCGCTGGGCGGCAGCACCGCCGACGAGCTCGTCGGCGCCCGCGTCATCCTCTGGCACGGGTTCTGCTCGGTGCACCGTCGCTTCACGGTCGACCAGATCGACCGCGCGCGTGCCGAGCACCCCGGCGTCCGCGTCATCGTCCATCCCGAGTGCCCGATGGCGGTCGTCGACGCCGCCGACGAGGCCGGTTCGACCGACTACATCCGCAAGGCCATCCAGGCCGCGACCGAGCCGACGACGTTCGCGATCGGCACCGAGATCAACCTCGTGCAGCGACTGGCCGCCGAGCATCCGCAGCACACCATCTTCTGCCTCGACCCCGTGGTGTGCCCGTGCTCGACGATGTATCGGATCCACCCCGGGTACCTCGCCTGGGTCCTCGAAGGACTCGTCCGCGGGGAGGTGCAGAACCGCATCACGGTCCCGGCCGAGGTCGCCGACCCCGCGCGGCTTGCACTCGAGCGGATGCTGGCGGCGAAGCCCTCATGA
- the nadB gene encoding L-aspartate oxidase, translating to MNHTPSPVHAVVVGSGIAGLTAALHAVGGGCAVTLVTKDVLEHANTRYAQGGIAGVMFDDDRVEDHIRDTLTAGAGLSDPEAVRVLAEEGPARIRDLIALGVAFDRAPDGTLVKGLEAAHSYPRILHAGGDATGTAVEKALVARLRESGVTVIEHAFLIDLVVDAGRVRGVELLVGETPDRAGERRALAADVVVLATGGAGELYAHSTNPSVATGDGIAAALRAGAEIADLEFFQFHPTVLPEDDRGEAFLVSEAVRGEGATLIDDTGRRFVFDVHPDGELAPRDVVAGAIADRMARQGGRPVRLDATHLRPTLAERRAFLARRFPTIDAAVRGRGWDWAAEPVPVTPAAHYLMGGVVTDLHGRTSLPGLYAVGEVARTGVHGANRLASNSLLEGAVFGARAGDAIAGDAASGWPSPPAPASWDDTAPALPIAVVAPPPFDRAALQELMWTHAGLVRTERGLAEAAAVLRAWSAVVAPPTTESDYEDANLLLVAGHLVAAARARRASVGAHVRADAPAPASMAQAASC from the coding sequence ATGAACCACACCCCGTCACCCGTGCACGCCGTCGTCGTCGGCAGCGGCATCGCCGGTCTCACCGCCGCCCTTCACGCCGTCGGCGGCGGCTGCGCGGTCACCCTCGTCACCAAAGACGTCCTCGAGCACGCCAACACCCGCTACGCCCAGGGCGGCATCGCCGGGGTGATGTTCGACGACGACCGCGTCGAAGACCACATCCGCGACACCCTCACGGCGGGCGCGGGACTCAGCGACCCCGAGGCCGTCCGCGTGCTCGCCGAAGAGGGTCCCGCCCGCATCCGCGACCTCATCGCGCTCGGTGTCGCGTTCGACCGAGCGCCCGACGGCACCCTCGTGAAGGGGCTCGAGGCCGCGCACTCCTACCCGAGGATCCTCCACGCCGGTGGGGACGCGACGGGCACCGCCGTGGAGAAGGCGCTCGTCGCGCGCCTCCGCGAGAGCGGGGTGACGGTGATCGAGCACGCGTTCCTCATCGACCTCGTGGTCGATGCCGGTCGGGTGCGGGGCGTGGAGCTGCTCGTCGGCGAAACGCCGGACCGCGCCGGCGAACGACGTGCCCTCGCCGCCGACGTCGTGGTGCTCGCCACCGGCGGCGCGGGCGAGCTCTACGCGCACTCCACGAACCCCTCGGTGGCCACCGGCGACGGGATCGCCGCGGCCCTGCGCGCCGGCGCCGAGATCGCCGACCTCGAGTTCTTCCAGTTCCACCCCACTGTCCTCCCCGAAGACGATCGCGGCGAGGCCTTCCTCGTCTCCGAGGCCGTACGCGGGGAGGGCGCGACGCTCATCGACGACACCGGGCGGCGCTTCGTCTTCGACGTGCACCCCGACGGCGAGCTCGCGCCCCGCGATGTCGTCGCCGGGGCCATCGCCGACCGGATGGCCCGGCAGGGCGGGCGTCCCGTGCGCCTGGATGCGACGCATCTGCGCCCCACGCTCGCTGAGCGCCGCGCGTTCCTCGCCCGACGCTTCCCCACGATCGATGCCGCGGTGCGCGGCCGAGGGTGGGACTGGGCTGCAGAGCCCGTGCCCGTCACACCCGCCGCGCACTACCTCATGGGAGGCGTCGTGACCGATCTCCACGGCCGCACCTCGCTCCCCGGCCTCTACGCGGTCGGGGAAGTGGCACGCACCGGCGTCCACGGCGCGAACCGGCTGGCGTCGAACTCGCTGCTCGAGGGCGCGGTCTTCGGCGCCCGGGCGGGCGACGCCATCGCGGGCGACGCCGCGTCCGGCTGGCCGTCCCCGCCCGCCCCTGCCTCGTGGGACGACACCGCGCCGGCGCTCCCGATCGCGGTGGTCGCGCCCCCGCCCTTCGATCGCGCCGCTCTGCAGGAGCTGATGTGGACGCACGCGGGACTCGTCCGCACCGAGCGGGGGCTCGCCGAGGCCGCGGCCGTCCTCCGCGCCTGGAGCGCAGTGGTCGCCCCTCCCACGACCGAGTCGGACTACGAGGATGCCAACCTGCTCCTCGTCGCCGGCCACCTCGTCGCAGCCGCCCGGGCACGACGCGCGTCGGTCGGGGCACACGTCCGCGCCGATGCCCCGGCACCTGCGTCGATGGCACAGGCGGCGTCATGCTGA
- a CDS encoding cysteine desulfurase family protein, translated as MLYLDNAATTPVRPEVLEAMAPYLTRWFGNASSHHTVGEAAAAALDDARSRVARVVGMRAGDIVFTSGGTEADNLAVKGIAVAAQQNRGARHVVTSPIEHEAVLESVEYLRRIHGFAVTVLPVDHDGRIDPATVSDALQEDTALVALGYANNEVGTVQDVAAIAATTAARRIPLHLDAVQAAGWLSLAGTGADSLAIAGHKVGAPKGTGVLAVRGRIPIEPLLHGGGQERGRRSGTEDVAGAVALATALELAEAERAESSARAAVDRDRFIAAVRARVPEARVTGHPVHRLPGTASFVFPGTSGEAILLELERRGVVSSSGSACAAGSDEPSHVLLAMGVDPEVAQTAVRFSFPHQPAVDVDALADQVAAAVRAIRSAP; from the coding sequence CTGCTCTACCTCGACAACGCCGCGACGACGCCGGTGCGCCCGGAGGTCCTCGAGGCCATGGCGCCGTACCTGACCCGCTGGTTCGGCAACGCCTCGAGTCACCACACGGTCGGCGAGGCAGCGGCCGCCGCCCTCGACGACGCCCGTTCGCGCGTGGCCCGCGTGGTCGGGATGCGCGCGGGTGACATCGTCTTCACCTCCGGTGGTACCGAGGCCGACAACCTCGCAGTGAAGGGCATCGCGGTCGCGGCCCAGCAGAACCGGGGCGCCCGGCACGTGGTGACCTCACCGATCGAGCACGAGGCGGTGCTGGAGTCGGTGGAGTACCTTCGCCGGATCCACGGGTTCGCGGTGACCGTGCTGCCGGTCGACCACGACGGACGGATCGACCCGGCCACGGTCAGCGACGCCCTGCAGGAGGACACCGCCCTGGTCGCCCTCGGCTACGCCAACAACGAGGTGGGGACGGTGCAGGATGTGGCGGCGATCGCAGCGACGACGGCGGCGCGGCGCATCCCCCTTCACCTCGATGCCGTACAGGCGGCGGGATGGCTGTCTCTTGCGGGAACCGGCGCCGACAGCCTCGCCATCGCCGGCCACAAGGTCGGCGCCCCCAAGGGCACCGGGGTGCTCGCCGTGCGCGGAAGGATCCCGATCGAACCGCTCCTGCACGGCGGCGGGCAGGAGCGGGGGCGCCGAAGCGGCACCGAAGACGTCGCCGGGGCGGTGGCCCTCGCGACCGCGCTCGAGCTCGCCGAGGCCGAAAGGGCAGAAAGCAGCGCCCGTGCGGCCGTCGACCGCGACCGCTTCATCGCCGCCGTGCGGGCGCGGGTCCCCGAGGCGCGTGTGACCGGACACCCCGTTCATCGGCTCCCCGGCACGGCGAGCTTCGTGTTCCCCGGCACGTCGGGCGAGGCGATCCTGCTCGAACTCGAGCGCCGCGGGGTGGTGTCTTCGAGCGGGTCGGCGTGCGCGGCGGGCAGCGACGAGCCCTCGCACGTCCTGCTGGCGATGGGCGTCGACCCCGAGGTCGCGCAGACCGCGGTGCGGTTCAGCTTCCCCCACCAGCCCGCCGTCGACGTGGACGCTCTCGCCGACCAGGTCGCGGCGGCCGTGCGGGCGATACGATCGGCCCCGTGA
- a CDS encoding MarP family serine protease — MAVLLVDLFLIVLLVVALVVGLQRGLVASLGTLLGLAAGGVAAWWLAPVINDAWPWQDWRPLVVIVASFLLLVLGGTIGGAVGGVIRRGVDRVKLRVIDRLLGGVVSVVVAALALSLVGQSVANTGAPVLGPAVASSRVMTIINGVIPAPVSQTLGEWRSFVTDDGLPRLGGLVTPEVTPGTATPIPQEDPELELASASVLRVSGTAFACGTSSTGSGFVVAPDRVVTNAHVVAGVDTPVVQPNGGTAVEGRVVYFDPIDDLAVIAVDGLGVAPLGLSGPLTAGSAAQVQGYPLGGPWTPTRAEVLSVGTVPVPDIYDDTANPREIYQLFAEVRPGNSGGPLLTGDGEVAGVVFARADGDDTRGFAMTNAELEPVAAGAAGLSDRVSTGDCLG, encoded by the coding sequence ATGGCCGTGCTGCTCGTCGATCTCTTCCTCATCGTCCTGCTGGTGGTGGCCCTCGTCGTGGGCCTCCAGCGCGGGCTTGTGGCGAGCCTCGGGACCCTTCTCGGGCTCGCCGCCGGCGGCGTCGCGGCGTGGTGGCTGGCCCCCGTCATCAACGATGCATGGCCCTGGCAGGACTGGCGACCGCTCGTGGTCATCGTCGCGTCGTTCCTCCTCCTGGTCCTCGGCGGCACGATCGGCGGGGCGGTGGGGGGTGTGATCCGGCGCGGCGTGGATCGGGTGAAGCTGCGGGTCATCGACCGGCTCCTCGGGGGCGTGGTGAGCGTCGTCGTCGCTGCGCTCGCGCTCTCGCTCGTCGGCCAGAGCGTGGCGAACACCGGAGCGCCGGTCCTCGGACCGGCGGTGGCGTCGTCGCGCGTCATGACGATCATCAACGGGGTGATCCCGGCGCCCGTCTCCCAGACACTGGGGGAGTGGCGCAGCTTCGTCACCGACGACGGGCTGCCGCGCCTCGGGGGCCTTGTCACCCCGGAGGTCACGCCCGGCACGGCGACGCCGATCCCGCAGGAGGATCCCGAACTCGAACTCGCCTCGGCATCCGTTCTCCGCGTGTCGGGCACGGCCTTCGCCTGCGGCACGAGCTCGACGGGATCGGGCTTCGTCGTCGCCCCCGACCGCGTGGTCACCAACGCCCACGTCGTGGCCGGCGTCGACACCCCCGTCGTGCAGCCCAACGGGGGCACGGCCGTCGAGGGGCGCGTGGTGTACTTCGACCCGATCGACGACCTCGCCGTCATCGCCGTCGACGGCCTCGGCGTCGCCCCGCTCGGTCTCAGCGGCCCCCTCACGGCGGGAAGCGCCGCACAGGTGCAGGGCTATCCGCTCGGAGGGCCCTGGACGCCCACCAGGGCGGAAGTGCTCTCGGTGGGCACGGTGCCGGTTCCCGACATCTACGACGACACCGCCAATCCGCGTGAGATCTATCAGCTCTTCGCCGAGGTGCGACCCGGCAACTCCGGTGGGCCGCTCCTGACCGGAGACGGGGAGGTGGCCGGCGTCGTCTTCGCACGGGCCGACGGCGACGACACGCGGGGGTTCGCGATGACGAATGCCGAACTCGAGCCCGTCGCCGCCGGGGCGGCGGGTCTCAGCGACCGGGTCTCCACCGGCGACTGCCTGGGCTGA